The Mycolicibacterium boenickei genome has a segment encoding these proteins:
- a CDS encoding MMPL/RND family transporter, whose amino-acid sequence MSNYDTPTDSIPVASAPQPSNHGGIAKWIRRLAVPIIIGWIAVIGVLNVIVPQLEEVGKMRSVSMTPDDAPSMIAMKRVGEVFQEFKSNSSVMVVIEGDKPLGDDAHKYYDQIVEKLEADKKHIEHVQDFWGDPLTASGAQSSDGLSAYVQVYTAGNQGEALANESVEATEHIVQSVQAPDGVKAYVTGPAAMAADQEIAGNRSLEMITALTFVVIIVMLLTVYRSIVTVILTLFMVVLSLSAARGLVAFLGYYNIIGLSTFATNLLVMLAIAASTDYAIFLIGRYQEARSVGEDRESAYYTMFHGTAHVILGSGLTIAGATFCLHFTRLPYFQSLGIPLAIGMVMVVLVALTLGSAIITVATKFGKTLEPKRAMRTRGWRKIGAAVVRWPGPILIATIAISLVGLLTLPGYKTNYNDRKYLPADLPANTGYAAADRHFSPARMNPELLLIESDHDLRNSADFLVIERIAKRIVGVPGVSRVQAITRPQGTPIEHTSIPFNISMQGTTQTMNQKYMQDRMADMLKQADEMQVTIDTMDKMIALMEQMRDVMNSMVGKMHGMVDDIKELRDHISDFDDFFRPIRNYLYWEPHCYNIPMCWSIRSVFDTLDGIDTMTADFEQIVPDMDKMNALIPVMIANMQPMIATMKTMKTMMLTMQATQGGMQDQMAAMQDNSTAMGQAFDAAKNDDSFYLPPETFDNPDFKRGMKMFLSPDGHAVRFIISHEGDPMSPEGVAHVEPIKLAAKEAIKGTPLEGSKIYLGGTAAMFKDMQEGANYDLLIAGIASLCLIFIIMLILTRSVVAAAVIVGTVVLSLGASFGLSVLIWQHLIGLELHWMVLAMSVIILLAVGADYNLLLVSRFKEEIHAGLNTGIIRAMGGTGSVVTSAGLVFAFTMMSMAVSELAVIGQVGTTIGLGLLFDTLVIRSFMTPSIAALMGKWFWWPQMVRQRPKPEPWPKPIQREPQDALS is encoded by the coding sequence ATGAGCAATTACGACACCCCGACCGACTCGATCCCGGTCGCCTCCGCACCGCAGCCCAGCAACCACGGCGGCATCGCCAAGTGGATCCGGCGCCTGGCCGTGCCGATCATCATCGGCTGGATCGCCGTCATCGGCGTTCTCAATGTGATCGTCCCCCAGCTCGAAGAGGTGGGGAAGATGCGCTCGGTGTCCATGACGCCGGACGACGCGCCGTCGATGATCGCGATGAAGCGCGTCGGCGAGGTGTTCCAGGAGTTCAAGTCCAACAGCTCGGTCATGGTCGTCATCGAGGGCGACAAGCCGCTGGGCGATGACGCCCACAAGTACTACGACCAGATCGTCGAAAAGCTCGAGGCCGACAAGAAGCACATCGAGCACGTCCAGGATTTCTGGGGCGATCCGCTGACCGCGTCCGGTGCCCAGAGCTCCGACGGCCTGTCGGCCTATGTGCAGGTCTACACCGCCGGTAACCAGGGTGAGGCGCTGGCCAACGAATCGGTCGAGGCCACCGAGCACATCGTCCAGAGCGTCCAGGCGCCGGATGGCGTCAAGGCCTACGTCACCGGACCGGCCGCCATGGCCGCCGATCAGGAGATCGCCGGTAACCGCAGCCTCGAGATGATCACCGCGCTGACGTTCGTGGTCATCATCGTCATGCTGCTGACGGTCTACCGCTCCATCGTGACGGTGATCCTCACGCTGTTCATGGTGGTGCTGTCACTGTCGGCCGCCCGCGGCCTGGTGGCGTTCCTGGGCTACTACAACATCATCGGGCTCTCCACGTTCGCCACCAACCTGTTGGTGATGCTGGCCATCGCCGCCTCCACCGACTACGCGATCTTCCTGATAGGCCGATATCAAGAGGCCAGAAGTGTCGGTGAAGACCGAGAGTCGGCCTACTACACGATGTTCCACGGCACGGCGCATGTGATCCTGGGCTCGGGCCTGACCATCGCCGGTGCCACGTTCTGTCTGCACTTCACGCGCCTGCCCTACTTCCAGTCGCTGGGTATCCCGCTGGCCATCGGCATGGTCATGGTGGTGCTGGTCGCCCTGACCCTCGGCTCGGCGATCATCACGGTGGCCACCAAGTTCGGCAAGACGCTGGAACCCAAGCGGGCCATGCGGACTCGCGGGTGGCGCAAGATCGGTGCCGCCGTGGTGCGTTGGCCCGGACCGATCCTGATCGCCACCATCGCCATCTCGCTGGTCGGCCTGTTGACCCTGCCCGGGTACAAGACCAACTACAACGACCGCAAGTACCTGCCCGCCGACCTGCCGGCCAACACCGGGTACGCCGCCGCGGACCGGCACTTCTCCCCGGCCCGGATGAATCCCGAATTGCTGTTGATCGAAAGCGATCACGATCTGCGCAACTCGGCGGACTTCCTGGTGATCGAGCGGATCGCCAAGCGCATCGTCGGGGTGCCGGGTGTCTCCAGGGTCCAGGCCATCACGCGCCCGCAGGGAACGCCGATCGAGCACACCTCGATCCCGTTCAACATCAGCATGCAGGGCACGACCCAGACCATGAATCAGAAGTACATGCAGGACCGCATGGCCGACATGCTCAAGCAGGCCGACGAAATGCAGGTCACCATCGACACGATGGACAAGATGATCGCGCTGATGGAGCAGATGCGCGACGTCATGAACAGCATGGTCGGCAAGATGCACGGCATGGTCGACGACATCAAGGAACTCCGCGACCACATCTCGGATTTCGACGATTTCTTCCGGCCGATCCGTAACTACCTGTACTGGGAACCGCACTGCTACAACATCCCGATGTGCTGGTCGATCCGGTCGGTGTTCGACACCCTTGACGGAATCGACACCATGACAGCCGATTTCGAGCAGATCGTGCCGGACATGGACAAGATGAACGCTCTGATCCCGGTGATGATCGCGAACATGCAGCCGATGATCGCGACCATGAAGACGATGAAGACCATGATGCTGACCATGCAGGCCACCCAGGGCGGCATGCAGGATCAGATGGCGGCGATGCAGGACAACTCCACCGCCATGGGTCAGGCCTTCGACGCGGCCAAGAACGACGACTCGTTCTATCTGCCACCGGAAACCTTCGACAACCCGGACTTCAAGCGCGGCATGAAGATGTTCCTGTCCCCCGACGGGCACGCCGTGCGGTTCATCATCAGCCACGAGGGCGACCCGATGAGCCCCGAAGGGGTCGCTCACGTCGAACCCATCAAGCTGGCGGCCAAGGAGGCGATCAAGGGCACCCCGCTGGAGGGTTCCAAGATCTACCTCGGCGGCACCGCGGCCATGTTCAAGGACATGCAGGAAGGCGCCAACTACGACCTGTTGATCGCCGGAATCGCCTCGCTGTGCCTGATCTTCATCATCATGTTGATCCTGACGCGCAGCGTGGTGGCGGCCGCGGTCATCGTCGGCACAGTGGTGCTGTCCCTGGGCGCCTCCTTCGGTCTGTCGGTGCTCATCTGGCAGCACCTGATCGGCCTGGAACTGCACTGGATGGTGCTGGCCATGTCGGTGATCATCCTGTTGGCGGTCGGCGCGGACTACAACCTGCTACTGGTCTCCCGATTCAAAGAGGAGATACACGCAGGCTTGAACACCGGCATCATCCGCGCCATGGGCGGCACCGGATCGGTGGTCACCTCCGCGGGCCTGGTCTTCGCCTTCACCATGATGTCGATGGCGGTCAGCGAGCTGGCGGTGATCGGCCAGGTAGGAACCACGATCGGCCTGGGCCTGCTGTTCGACACCCTGGTCATCCGGTCCTTCATGACCCCGTCCATCGCGGCACTGATGGGCAAGTGGTTCTGGTGGCCGCAGATGGTTCGGCAGCGGCCGAAGCCCGAGCCGTGGCCCAAGCCGATCCAGCGCGAGCCGCAGGACGCTCTCTCCTAA
- a CDS encoding SAM-dependent methyltransferase: MPSSCLAPLADHLDTYLMAAVETGVEQVVFLASDLDPRPYQLPWPVGTTVYVVDNPAILEVKTDALAGTTPTADVRGVPADISANWPAALTQAGFHAERPTLWSVEGVLPFIPLDEQRRLVVDITAMSAPGSRLISEMSVSPFGDDSGGELAADVDVERCWRESADADMITKWQWSCAASRYVTAYLTSERPTSEYEAVETVLDSVDHHRGGGGRRIHGDAGTDLLRRRRRHRYRQRQGR; encoded by the coding sequence ATGCCGAGTTCATGCCTGGCACCCTTGGCAGACCACCTCGACACCTACCTCATGGCAGCCGTCGAAACCGGCGTCGAGCAGGTGGTTTTCCTCGCTTCCGATCTGGACCCGCGTCCTTATCAACTGCCATGGCCCGTCGGCACCACCGTGTACGTCGTCGACAACCCCGCGATCCTCGAGGTCAAGACCGACGCACTGGCCGGCACCACACCGACGGCTGATGTCCGCGGCGTTCCCGCCGACATCAGCGCGAACTGGCCCGCCGCACTCACTCAAGCCGGATTCCACGCCGAACGGCCGACCCTGTGGAGTGTGGAAGGCGTACTACCCTTCATCCCATTGGATGAGCAGCGTCGGCTCGTCGTCGACATCACCGCCATGAGCGCGCCGGGCAGCCGGCTGATCTCGGAGATGTCGGTCAGTCCCTTCGGGGACGATTCCGGCGGGGAACTCGCCGCGGATGTCGACGTAGAAAGATGTTGGCGGGAATCCGCCGACGCCGACATGATCACGAAGTGGCAATGGAGCTGCGCAGCTAGCCGGTACGTCACCGCGTACCTGACCTCCGAAAGGCCGACCAGCGAATATGAAGCTGTTGAGACGGTTCTGGATTCCGTTGATCATCATCGTGGTGGTGGTGGTCGGCGGATTCACGGTGATGCGGGTACGGACCTTCTTCGGCGCAGGCGACGGCACCGGTATCGCCAGCGCCAAGGTCGATGA
- a CDS encoding TetR/AcrR family transcriptional regulator → MAKAVAPRGFARERVLEAALSLFAEHGVNGTSLQMIADRLGVSKAAVYYQFHSKDEIALAVIQPVFDDMMRLVRIAEAMSTPEARREAAVSGMVEMAVRHRRVTAVFHGDPVIDGLVQSRAELQDTIERLTGILLGPDPDAASRICMSVLAAGIYGSATDPALNDVTDEELHRVLLECAQRLLCAQSTPVASA, encoded by the coding sequence GTGGCGAAGGCTGTTGCGCCGCGTGGCTTTGCCCGCGAGCGAGTGCTGGAAGCGGCGTTGAGCCTGTTCGCGGAGCACGGTGTGAACGGCACGTCGCTGCAGATGATCGCCGACCGTCTCGGCGTCAGCAAGGCAGCCGTCTACTACCAGTTCCACTCCAAGGACGAGATCGCGCTGGCGGTCATCCAGCCCGTCTTCGACGACATGATGCGGCTGGTCCGGATCGCCGAGGCCATGTCCACACCCGAGGCCCGCCGGGAGGCCGCCGTCAGCGGCATGGTGGAGATGGCGGTGCGGCACCGGCGGGTGACCGCCGTGTTCCACGGCGACCCCGTCATCGACGGCCTGGTGCAGAGCCGGGCCGAACTTCAGGACACGATCGAACGGCTGACCGGGATCCTGCTCGGTCCCGACCCCGACGCGGCCAGCCGGATCTGCATGTCGGTGCTCGCCGCAGGCATCTATGGCAGCGCGACCGACCCGGCACTCAACGACGTCACCGACGAGGAGCTGCACCGGGTGCTGCTGGAGTGCGCGCAGCGGTTGCTCTGCGCGCAGTCCACACCCGTCGCCTCCGCCTGA
- a CDS encoding TIGR04338 family metallohydrolase: MSARDSQRARVYAAEQFVRTMFDRAAQHSSRAIDFFGTSLTLPPEAKFGSVDSVQRYVDDVVARVGAGPVAVRPRRGATAAHYELSDGKAVIAVPERDTWALRELVVLHELAHHLSQADPPHGPDFVATHIELCTAIMGPEVGLVLRMVYGKEGVA, translated from the coding sequence GTGAGCGCCCGCGACAGCCAGCGGGCCCGCGTCTACGCCGCGGAGCAGTTCGTGCGGACCATGTTCGACCGTGCGGCGCAACACAGTTCGCGGGCCATCGACTTCTTCGGCACCTCGCTCACCTTGCCGCCGGAGGCGAAATTCGGGTCGGTGGACTCGGTGCAGCGCTACGTCGACGACGTCGTCGCCCGGGTTGGTGCCGGTCCGGTGGCGGTGCGTCCCCGCCGGGGCGCCACCGCGGCGCACTACGAGCTGAGCGACGGCAAGGCCGTCATCGCGGTACCCGAGCGCGACACCTGGGCGCTGCGAGAGTTGGTGGTACTGCACGAACTTGCCCACCACCTGAGCCAAGCGGACCCGCCGCACGGACCGGACTTCGTCGCCACCCACATCGAGCTGTGCACGGCGATCATGGGCCCGGAGGTCGGGCTGGTGCTGCGGATGGTCTACGGGAAAGAGGGCGTGGCCTGA
- a CDS encoding alpha/beta hydrolase, which yields MTSTRSEQTFDGVGGVRIVYDVWTPDVAPRGVVVLSHGLGEHAGRYHHVARRFGESGLVVYALDHRGHGRSGGKRVYLRDMSEYVGDFRTLVGIAAAQYPALPLLVLGHSMGGGIVFTYGVEYPDEYTAMVLSGPAVAAQAAVSPVLAVVAKVLGKIAPGLPVENLDANAVSRDPAVVAAYNADPLVWHGKVPAGIARALIIVGETMPQRASALTAPLLVVHGEKDRLVAAEGSRHLVECVGSSDVHLKVYPGLFHEVFNEPEKELVLDDVTTWIETHL from the coding sequence GTGACCAGCACGCGCAGTGAACAGACCTTCGACGGCGTCGGCGGGGTCCGCATCGTCTACGACGTGTGGACTCCCGATGTCGCGCCGAGAGGCGTCGTCGTCCTCTCGCACGGCCTCGGTGAGCACGCCGGGCGCTACCACCACGTCGCGCGGCGGTTCGGAGAGTCGGGGCTGGTGGTCTACGCCCTCGACCACCGCGGTCACGGCCGCTCCGGTGGCAAGCGGGTGTACCTGCGTGACATGTCGGAGTATGTCGGGGACTTCCGCACGCTGGTCGGTATCGCCGCCGCCCAGTACCCGGCCCTGCCGCTCCTCGTGCTGGGGCACAGCATGGGCGGCGGCATCGTATTCACCTACGGCGTCGAATACCCCGACGAATACACCGCGATGGTGCTGTCCGGGCCCGCGGTCGCCGCGCAGGCCGCGGTGTCCCCGGTGCTGGCGGTCGTGGCCAAGGTGCTGGGCAAGATCGCTCCCGGGCTGCCGGTGGAGAACCTCGACGCCAACGCGGTGTCCCGGGACCCCGCGGTGGTGGCCGCCTACAACGCCGATCCGCTGGTGTGGCACGGCAAGGTGCCCGCCGGTATCGCCCGGGCGCTGATCATCGTGGGCGAGACCATGCCGCAGCGCGCCTCGGCGCTGACCGCGCCGCTGCTGGTGGTGCACGGCGAGAAGGACCGCCTGGTGGCCGCCGAGGGCAGCCGCCACCTCGTGGAGTGCGTGGGGTCGTCGGACGTGCACCTCAAGGTGTACCCGGGCCTGTTCCACGAGGTGTTCAACGAGCCGGAGAAGGAGCTTGTCCTCGACGACGTGACGACCTGGATCGAGACGCATCTGTGA
- a CDS encoding alpha/beta fold hydrolase gives MRKLVAVALSVLLVAGCGTESAKESQQPSWTDTDVTFDADGLTIHGTYRHQEARGPAALLISESGPTDRNGDNKVVGPVGNMRQLAETLSDKGVASLRYDKIGTGATKLGPYEKKPADVVSGVYTSGARAALRFLAGRPDTDAAKLSIYAVGEGAVHAMTLAGAGDPKVHSLALFQPLSGRYLDIITNRVRSGATPEVLTAWLGAVDEIRTKGTVPANLPEGLSAIVNKDNLNAIIEADKIDPVQLAAALPDGMPVLLTCSDSDSQASCAIERPLIDALKHTALTLVELKGVNHVLRDDPTDSIANYGKPGSLSPQVVDAVGKFVGADG, from the coding sequence GTGAGAAAGCTTGTAGCGGTGGCACTTTCAGTGCTGCTGGTGGCCGGCTGCGGGACGGAGTCCGCCAAGGAGTCCCAGCAGCCGTCCTGGACCGACACCGACGTCACGTTCGACGCCGACGGCCTCACCATCCACGGGACCTACCGGCACCAGGAGGCGAGGGGCCCGGCCGCGCTGCTCATCTCCGAGAGCGGTCCCACCGATCGCAACGGCGACAACAAGGTCGTCGGACCCGTCGGCAACATGCGTCAGCTCGCGGAAACGTTGTCGGACAAGGGCGTTGCCAGCCTGCGTTACGACAAGATCGGCACCGGCGCCACCAAACTCGGCCCGTACGAGAAGAAGCCCGCCGACGTGGTCAGCGGCGTCTACACCAGCGGGGCGCGCGCCGCACTGCGGTTCCTGGCCGGCCGACCCGACACCGACGCGGCCAAGCTGTCGATCTACGCGGTGGGCGAAGGCGCCGTCCACGCGATGACCCTGGCCGGTGCAGGTGATCCGAAGGTCCACTCGCTGGCGCTGTTCCAGCCGCTGTCCGGCCGCTACCTGGACATCATCACCAACCGGGTGCGGTCCGGCGCCACCCCCGAGGTGCTGACGGCCTGGCTGGGTGCCGTCGACGAGATCCGCACGAAAGGCACCGTGCCCGCCAACCTCCCCGAGGGCTTGAGCGCGATCGTCAACAAGGACAACCTCAACGCCATCATCGAGGCCGACAAGATCGACCCCGTTCAGTTGGCCGCCGCGCTGCCCGACGGCATGCCGGTGCTGCTCACCTGCTCGGATTCCGATTCCCAGGCCAGCTGCGCGATCGAGCGTCCGCTGATCGACGCGCTCAAGCACACCGCGCTGACGCTCGTCGAGCTCAAGGGCGTCAACCATGTGCTGCGCGACGATCCCACCGACAGCATCGCCAACTACGGCAAGCCCGGATCGTTGTCGCCGCAGGTGGTGGACGCGGTCGGCAAGTTTGTCGGTGCCGATGGCTAG
- a CDS encoding DUF2786 domain-containing protein: MSDDKMLARIAALLRQAEGTDNTHEAEAFMAAAQRLATATSIDLALARSHSAERTKAQMPVQRTITIGEAGTKGLRTYVQLFVVIGMANDVKCDVASNSTFVYAYGFAEDIDATHALYTSLVLQMVKASESYIASGAHRPTPTITARLNFQLAFGARIGQRLSEAKEEAQQEADRDDRPGTAIALRNKDVELKSFYRSASQARGTWRASSASAGYSSAARRAGDRAGRRARLGPQQEISGARGVLEK, translated from the coding sequence GTGAGCGACGACAAGATGTTGGCGCGGATCGCCGCACTGTTGCGGCAGGCAGAAGGCACCGACAACACCCACGAGGCCGAAGCATTCATGGCGGCGGCCCAACGGCTGGCCACGGCGACCTCCATCGACCTGGCACTGGCCCGGTCCCACTCGGCCGAACGCACCAAGGCGCAGATGCCCGTGCAGCGCACCATCACCATCGGGGAGGCCGGCACCAAGGGGCTGCGCACCTATGTGCAGCTGTTCGTGGTGATCGGCATGGCCAACGACGTGAAGTGCGACGTCGCGTCCAACTCGACGTTCGTCTACGCCTACGGGTTCGCCGAGGACATCGACGCCACCCACGCGCTCTACACCAGCCTGGTGCTCCAGATGGTCAAAGCGTCCGAGAGCTACATCGCCTCGGGTGCGCACCGCCCGACACCGACCATCACCGCCCGGCTCAACTTCCAGTTGGCGTTCGGAGCCCGCATCGGGCAGCGGCTGTCGGAGGCCAAAGAAGAGGCCCAGCAGGAGGCCGACCGCGATGATCGCCCGGGAACGGCAATCGCGTTGCGGAACAAGGACGTCGAGCTGAAGAGCTTCTATCGATCAGCGTCGCAGGCCAGGGGCACGTGGCGGGCCAGCAGTGCATCGGCCGGATACTCGTCGGCCGCCCGCCGCGCCGGGGACCGAGCCGGCAGGCGTGCCCGGCTCGGGCCGCAGCAGGAGATCTCCGGCGCGCGCGGCGTCCTGGAGAAGTGA
- a CDS encoding sigma-70 family RNA polymerase sigma factor produces the protein MSGVLRKLANVTVLAHRLDDDSPADAFLADAQRYRRELLAHCYRMTGSLHDAEDLVQETYLRAWKSYEGFQGKSSVRTWLYRIATNTCLTALDGRQRRPLPSGLGNPSSSPTDEISEHHEIPWLQPLPDSTDDPADPGTIVGTRDSVRLAFVAALQHLSARQRAVLVMREVLQWKAAEVGEAIGASTAAVNSLLQRARAQLDAVGPSQDDEIAPPDSPHAQNLLRNYMAAFEAYDIDKLVELFTAEAIWEMPPFDSWYQGPEAIGDLSRYKCPAEEPGDMRFIATSANGQPAAAMYMLNRETGRHEAFQLHVLEVQPEGISHVVAFMELSLFEKFGLPAVLP, from the coding sequence TTGTCGGGGGTGCTGCGTAAGCTCGCGAATGTGACGGTCCTCGCTCACCGCCTCGATGACGACAGTCCGGCCGATGCGTTCCTGGCCGATGCCCAGCGCTACCGGCGTGAGCTGCTGGCGCACTGCTACCGGATGACCGGCTCACTGCACGATGCCGAGGACCTGGTGCAGGAGACCTACCTGCGCGCCTGGAAGTCCTACGAGGGCTTTCAGGGCAAATCCTCGGTGCGTACCTGGCTGTACCGCATCGCCACCAATACCTGCCTGACGGCGTTGGACGGCCGGCAACGCCGCCCGCTGCCGTCGGGCCTGGGCAACCCGAGCTCTTCGCCCACCGACGAGATCTCCGAGCACCACGAGATCCCCTGGCTGCAGCCGCTGCCGGATTCCACCGACGACCCGGCGGATCCCGGCACGATCGTCGGGACCCGCGATTCGGTCCGGCTCGCGTTCGTCGCCGCCCTGCAGCATCTGTCGGCACGCCAACGCGCGGTGCTGGTGATGCGTGAGGTGCTGCAGTGGAAAGCTGCCGAGGTGGGTGAGGCCATCGGGGCCTCCACTGCCGCGGTCAACAGCCTGCTCCAGCGGGCCCGGGCCCAGCTCGACGCGGTGGGACCGAGCCAAGACGACGAGATCGCCCCGCCGGACTCCCCGCACGCCCAGAACCTGCTGCGCAACTACATGGCCGCGTTCGAGGCCTACGACATCGACAAGCTGGTCGAGCTCTTCACGGCCGAGGCGATCTGGGAAATGCCGCCGTTCGACAGCTGGTACCAGGGGCCGGAGGCCATCGGCGACCTGTCCCGGTACAAGTGCCCGGCAGAGGAGCCCGGGGACATGCGGTTCATCGCGACGAGCGCCAACGGCCAGCCCGCCGCGGCGATGTACATGCTCAACCGAGAGACGGGCCGGCACGAGGCGTTCCAGCTGCATGTCCTGGAGGTGCAGCCCGAAGGCATCTCGCACGTGGTGGCGTTCATGGAGCTGTCGCTCTTCGAGAAGTTCGGGCTGCCTGCCGTCCTGCCCTAG
- a CDS encoding MmpS family transport accessory protein, translating to MVVVVGGFTVMRVRTFFGAGDGTGIASAKVDDTKPFDPKVVVYEIYGVPGATADVNYLDLDAQPQRIDGVTLPWTLRLESTAPSVFPNIVAQGNGDTISCRITVDDELKDERTSNGVNAQTFCLVKSA from the coding sequence GTGGTGGTGGTGGTCGGCGGATTCACGGTGATGCGGGTACGGACCTTCTTCGGCGCAGGCGACGGCACCGGTATCGCCAGCGCCAAGGTCGATGACACCAAGCCGTTCGATCCCAAGGTCGTGGTCTACGAGATCTACGGCGTGCCCGGAGCGACCGCGGACGTGAACTACCTCGATCTCGACGCCCAGCCCCAGCGCATCGACGGGGTGACCCTGCCCTGGACGCTGCGGCTGGAGTCCACCGCCCCCTCGGTGTTCCCCAACATCGTTGCGCAGGGCAACGGCGACACGATCAGCTGCCGCATCACCGTCGATGACGAACTCAAGGACGAGAGAACCTCCAACGGCGTGAACGCCCAGACCTTCTGCTTGGTGAAATCTGCATGA
- a CDS encoding O-methyltransferase, with translation MFNEVLRTEDDALAAARQSAHDADMPAIEVSAQHGKLLSLLATISGARRALEIGTLAGYSTINLARGVGEDGSVVTLEYEPRHAEVAQANLARAGVADRVEVIVGAALDTLPRLAERGDVFDLVFIDADKENNVRYVEWAIKLGRPGSIIVVDNVTRFGRVLAPAADDAQAQGVRDMLEMMGSHPRLDTAAIQTVGTKGWDGFAVALLK, from the coding sequence ATGTTCAACGAGGTGTTGCGCACCGAGGACGACGCGCTGGCCGCGGCGCGTCAATCCGCGCACGACGCCGATATGCCGGCCATCGAGGTGTCGGCCCAACACGGCAAGCTGTTGTCGCTGCTCGCCACGATCTCCGGGGCGCGCCGGGCGCTCGAGATCGGCACTCTCGCCGGCTACAGCACCATCAACCTGGCCCGCGGCGTGGGCGAGGATGGCAGCGTCGTCACGCTCGAGTACGAGCCGCGCCATGCCGAGGTGGCACAGGCCAATCTGGCACGGGCCGGTGTCGCCGACCGGGTCGAGGTGATCGTCGGTGCCGCACTCGACACGTTGCCGCGGCTGGCCGAGCGCGGTGACGTCTTCGACCTGGTCTTCATCGACGCCGACAAAGAGAACAACGTGCGCTACGTGGAGTGGGCGATCAAGCTGGGCCGTCCAGGCTCAATCATCGTGGTGGACAACGTCACCCGGTTCGGGCGGGTGCTGGCACCGGCGGCCGACGACGCGCAGGCGCAGGGTGTCCGCGACATGCTGGAGATGATGGGCAGCCATCCGCGGCTGGATACGGCCGCCATTCAGACGGTGGGCACCAAGGGCTGGGACGGCTTCGCTGTCGCGCTCCTCAAGTAA